The Candidatus Jordarchaeales archaeon genome includes a window with the following:
- a CDS encoding Lrp/AsnC family transcriptional regulator, giving the protein MTLDEIDRKILAEYLEDARRSSREIARKIGVSTTTVITRTKKMEKEGIIKGYTVMLDHEKLGYDITAVTEIIVSKGKLVEVEKEVAKIPSTCVVYDVTGEVDCIVIAKFKSRRELSEYTKRLLSIPYVERTNTHVVLTVVKEDFRLI; this is encoded by the coding sequence TTGACCCTGGATGAGATTGACCGCAAAATACTAGCCGAGTACCTGGAGGATGCCAGGCGCTCTTCCCGCGAAATAGCAAGGAAAATTGGCGTCTCTACGACGACAGTGATAACTAGAACCAAGAAGATGGAAAAAGAGGGGATAATAAAGGGCTACACGGTCATGCTAGACCACGAAAAGCTTGGGTACGACATAACTGCGGTGACCGAGATCATAGTTTCCAAGGGGAAACTCGTGGAGGTGGAGAAAGAGGTAGCGAAAATACCTTCCACGTGCGTAGTTTACGACGTTACGGGCGAAGTTGACTGCATAGTTATAGCCAAGTTTAAGAGCAGGAGAGAGTTAAGCGAGTACACTAAGCGGCTTCTCTCAATACCTTACGTCGAGAGAACGAACACCCACGTAGTGCTAACTGTGGTCAAAGAGGACTTCAGGCTCATATAG
- the rbsK gene encoding ribokinase, whose translation MAGLVVVVGSSHVDFTILLDRIPRVGETVIGKEFRLSPGGKGANQAVAAARLGAKVYMVSRVGRDHFGRMLLENFKLNGVRTDFVFEDPEAHTGVAFILVDLDGRNTIAVAPGADLKVSKEDVEKASEVIKRADVVLLQLEIPLETVAYTVEKAWEVGARVVLTPAPARPIPDSVLGKVDVLTPNEVEAEMLTGIKVQDLSDAAAAGRKLLEKGVRAVVVTLGDKGALLVDKEGEFHVPALPVKPVDTTGAGDCFSGALGVALAEGLSMREAVFFANAAAGLSTTRIGAQEGMPTREEVEQITRSKIS comes from the coding sequence ATGGCTGGGCTGGTAGTTGTCGTAGGAAGCAGCCACGTGGACTTCACCATCCTCCTCGACAGAATACCTCGAGTAGGAGAAACGGTCATAGGCAAAGAGTTTAGGCTATCCCCGGGAGGTAAGGGTGCCAACCAGGCCGTTGCAGCAGCGCGTCTAGGCGCTAAAGTTTACATGGTTAGCAGAGTGGGGCGGGACCACTTTGGAAGAATGCTACTTGAAAACTTTAAGCTGAACGGTGTACGCACAGACTTCGTCTTTGAAGACCCGGAAGCCCACACAGGTGTCGCCTTCATATTGGTCGATTTGGATGGAAGGAACACCATAGCAGTCGCCCCGGGCGCGGATCTAAAAGTCTCGAAAGAAGACGTCGAAAAAGCGAGTGAAGTCATAAAACGTGCCGATGTGGTGCTTCTTCAACTCGAAATACCTCTGGAAACAGTGGCTTACACCGTCGAGAAGGCATGGGAAGTTGGAGCGCGTGTTGTGCTGACACCAGCGCCGGCGCGTCCAATCCCGGATAGTGTTCTGGGCAAGGTGGATGTGTTAACGCCAAACGAAGTTGAAGCTGAAATGCTGACAGGCATTAAGGTACAGGATCTCAGCGATGCAGCGGCTGCGGGGAGAAAGTTGCTCGAAAAAGGAGTGAGGGCGGTTGTAGTCACACTCGGAGACAAAGGCGCCCTCCTAGTTGACAAGGAAGGAGAGTTTCATGTTCCAGCGCTGCCCGTCAAACCCGTTGATACGACTGGGGCAGGCGACTGTTTCAGCGGAGCCCTAGGTGTCGCTCTAGCCGAGGGGTTAAGCATGAGGGAAGCAGTTTTCTTTGCTAACGCTGCAGCAGGTTTGTCTACGACGAGGATAGGGGCGCAGGAAGGAATGCCAACGAGAGAAGAAGTCGAACAAATAACGAGATCCAAGATAAGTTAA
- a CDS encoding NAD(P)H-dependent oxidoreductase, with amino-acid sequence MSSSRKEMKKKALLLFYSRTGKTRKVVSEIGKALSDRYELETVEVKPKVKIGFFKGGSMAKKGETVEVEELKVNPADYDLIVLGTPVWNGCPPPPINTVLKTITNLSGRRVAIVVTCAFFAGVTVTRIAEWVKSSKGEVAGSLVVKTMLGVRRKALEKAREFAKSL; translated from the coding sequence TTGTCTTCAAGTAGAAAGGAGATGAAAAAGAAAGCTTTGCTCTTGTTCTATTCTAGAACCGGAAAGACGCGTAAAGTCGTGAGCGAAATCGGTAAAGCTCTCAGCGATAGGTATGAACTCGAAACGGTTGAGGTTAAGCCTAAGGTTAAGATAGGCTTCTTCAAGGGCGGAAGTATGGCGAAAAAAGGGGAAACGGTTGAAGTGGAGGAGCTGAAAGTTAACCCAGCGGACTACGATTTAATCGTTCTCGGGACTCCTGTTTGGAACGGGTGCCCGCCGCCGCCAATTAACACCGTGCTGAAGACTATTACCAACTTGTCTGGACGCAGGGTGGCCATAGTTGTGACATGTGCTTTCTTCGCTGGAGTTACCGTAACTAGGATTGCTGAATGGGTTAAGTCAAGTAAGGGAGAAGTTGCTGGAAGCTTAGTTGTAAAAACCATGCTAGGTGTGAGAAGGAAAGCGCTCGAAAAAGCAAGGGAATTTGCGAAGTCCCTATAG
- the nadA gene encoding quinolinate synthase NadA, whose protein sequence is MFNQVFRRRVRKLQEEILKLKERENALILAHNYQVPEIQEIADAVGDSLELAMIARKSKNADFIVFSAVDFMAETAAILNPDKEVYVPDPTARCPMALMCPRKVVVEAKRLHDGVPVVLYVNTLAEAKAEADVICTSANAPTIVERMGAEEVLFGPDKNLGLYVEKKTGVKIFPVPEDGYCYVHVMFKPHHIIEMKKKHPDAVVMVHPECTPEVQKIADFIGSTSQMYRYAKESNHEKFIVGTEIGLIDRMRREIEGKVFIPALKKAVCEDMKKNSLEKIRRVLLERPRRNLIIVPEDIANKARKGIERMFAMMEKGK, encoded by the coding sequence ATGTTTAATCAAGTGTTTAGACGAAGAGTACGCAAGCTTCAGGAGGAAATTCTTAAGCTGAAAGAAAGAGAGAACGCATTAATATTGGCTCACAACTACCAGGTTCCAGAAATTCAAGAGATAGCGGATGCTGTTGGAGATAGCCTCGAGCTCGCGATGATTGCCCGGAAAAGCAAGAACGCAGACTTCATAGTTTTCTCGGCTGTCGATTTCATGGCTGAGACTGCCGCCATCCTTAACCCCGACAAGGAAGTTTACGTTCCAGATCCAACTGCTAGGTGTCCTATGGCATTAATGTGTCCACGAAAAGTTGTCGTCGAAGCCAAACGCTTGCACGACGGGGTTCCCGTGGTACTTTACGTTAACACGCTTGCTGAGGCGAAAGCTGAAGCAGACGTAATATGCACCTCGGCTAACGCTCCGACAATAGTGGAGAGGATGGGGGCAGAAGAAGTGCTTTTCGGCCCGGATAAAAACCTGGGTTTATATGTTGAGAAAAAGACTGGCGTTAAGATTTTCCCCGTCCCTGAAGACGGTTACTGTTATGTTCACGTGATGTTTAAACCACACCACATAATCGAAATGAAGAAAAAGCACCCGGACGCGGTTGTTATGGTGCACCCTGAGTGCACACCTGAAGTTCAAAAAATTGCAGACTTCATAGGGTCAACCAGCCAGATGTACAGGTATGCTAAGGAGTCGAACCATGAAAAGTTCATTGTGGGAACCGAAATCGGGCTTATCGACAGAATGCGGAGGGAAATAGAAGGAAAAGTGTTCATTCCAGCGCTGAAAAAAGCAGTATGCGAGGACATGAAGAAGAACAGCTTGGAAAAAATTAGGCGCGTGCTCCTAGAGAGGCCACGTAGAAACCTCATAATAGTCCCAGAGGATATAGCTAATAAAGCAAGAAAAGGCATAGAGCGGATGTTTGCAATGATGGAAAAAGGAAAATGA
- a CDS encoding MFS transporter, with protein sequence MAKLSGKSRRATLLSLGLANFIHRADIEALPVYITSIARELAQPRTMMGLAVFSKTVFYTAMAPIWGYLADKYSRKKVLLAGCILWGILTILTAFVQDYNQLLIVRILTGIGLASIIAPSFGIISDYYSREERGKALGIFALIGVMGIAIVVPILGMLDSPSLTGGIESDIIQLLLTASAPGGVQLLSNLLILDANAKFTVFLGYWRRGFILVGVLSLIIAVILYLFVKEPPKGAAEAELEGLPVKEISEIYKISKRDVYEIVKTPTMVVLFAQGIAGVIPWTVLAAWLIHWLETARYQPPGVATTIFGLVVVGVAIGNALGGYIGDRMHKWNPNKGRILTAQISIFMGIPLTYILLTLPLSALEYTVLGFITGAALSWSGTGAVQPIVADVNKPEVRGTAYAIEQFFETGFSAFGALLAGWMADVLGGGFFMQWMSPYAYIWLPILGEYGFAGIATWIVAAYMSGQALTSAMLLTTVVPWTVCLILFTLAYKYYPADREKIRRLLEERRKQVLEKKA encoded by the coding sequence TTGGCTAAACTTAGTGGGAAAAGTCGCAGGGCAACGCTTCTGTCCCTCGGACTCGCCAACTTCATTCATCGAGCTGACATAGAAGCCTTACCAGTCTACATAACGTCGATAGCAAGGGAGCTAGCGCAGCCCAGAACCATGATGGGGCTTGCAGTGTTCTCCAAAACAGTGTTCTATACTGCTATGGCCCCTATTTGGGGCTACCTGGCGGACAAGTACTCGAGAAAGAAAGTTCTGCTGGCAGGATGTATTTTGTGGGGCATCCTAACTATACTCACCGCTTTCGTGCAAGACTACAATCAACTTTTGATCGTGAGAATACTGACAGGCATAGGGCTTGCATCGATAATCGCCCCGTCCTTCGGAATAATAAGCGACTACTACTCCAGGGAAGAGAGGGGTAAGGCTCTCGGAATATTCGCACTTATAGGAGTTATGGGGATAGCGATCGTGGTTCCAATACTCGGAATGCTTGACTCCCCTAGCTTAACAGGAGGAATAGAGTCCGACATAATCCAGCTCTTGTTAACTGCCTCTGCACCCGGCGGAGTCCAGCTGTTATCAAACCTCCTGATCCTGGACGCGAACGCTAAGTTCACTGTGTTCCTAGGATACTGGAGGAGAGGCTTCATCCTCGTGGGAGTTTTAAGCCTAATCATAGCTGTGATACTCTATCTTTTCGTCAAAGAGCCACCTAAAGGAGCCGCGGAAGCCGAGCTCGAAGGACTACCTGTGAAGGAAATAAGCGAAATATACAAGATATCTAAGAGGGACGTTTACGAGATAGTAAAAACTCCAACTATGGTCGTGCTTTTCGCTCAAGGCATTGCGGGCGTAATTCCGTGGACGGTGCTGGCCGCCTGGCTCATCCACTGGCTTGAAACTGCAAGATACCAGCCCCCAGGAGTTGCAACAACCATATTCGGACTAGTAGTCGTAGGCGTAGCCATAGGCAACGCGCTAGGCGGGTACATAGGCGACAGGATGCACAAGTGGAACCCAAACAAGGGCCGCATACTCACAGCCCAAATATCGATATTCATGGGAATCCCCCTCACATACATATTACTAACGCTCCCACTAAGCGCATTGGAATACACGGTCCTAGGCTTCATTACAGGTGCCGCCCTAAGCTGGTCCGGAACGGGCGCAGTCCAACCCATAGTGGCTGATGTAAATAAGCCCGAAGTTAGAGGCACAGCGTATGCAATAGAGCAGTTCTTCGAAACAGGCTTCTCCGCCTTCGGAGCTCTACTAGCCGGGTGGATGGCAGACGTCCTCGGTGGCGGCTTCTTCATGCAGTGGATGTCACCCTACGCCTATATCTGGCTACCGATACTCGGAGAATATGGCTTCGCTGGCATCGCAACCTGGATCGTGGCAGCCTACATGTCCGGGCAAGCTTTGACCTCAGCTATGCTGCTCACCACAGTGGTACCATGGACCGTCTGTCTCATCCTCTTCACACTAGCATACAAGTACTACCCAGCTGATAGAGAGAAAATCCGCAGGCTACTTGAAGAAAGAAGAAAACAAGTGCTCGAAAAGAAAGCATAA
- a CDS encoding GIY-YIG nuclease family protein — protein sequence MVKWGWNLALPPEELSRKELRGAYVLVLRFPKDIVVKVGSLGNVSFRFGYYGYVGSGMGRGASSLFGRIRRHLSRSKLIFWHIDYVTSLSEVKVAAVFFTESDVRLEHALSKALKEVGAKSVEGFGASDCDEGCRSHMFFVGSSLEEAFSTISRAFKKLGIEPKVLSFPKEAW from the coding sequence ATGGTGAAGTGGGGATGGAATTTGGCACTTCCCCCGGAGGAATTGTCTCGGAAGGAGTTAAGGGGGGCGTACGTACTAGTTTTACGCTTCCCTAAAGACATTGTCGTGAAGGTTGGCAGCCTAGGGAATGTTTCCTTCCGTTTTGGCTATTACGGATACGTTGGCTCGGGGATGGGGCGTGGCGCGAGCAGTCTTTTCGGAAGAATTAGGAGACACCTTTCGCGCTCAAAACTCATCTTTTGGCACATAGACTATGTGACGTCACTCAGCGAAGTTAAAGTTGCGGCAGTCTTTTTCACGGAAAGCGACGTTAGACTAGAGCATGCCTTATCGAAAGCCCTTAAAGAAGTCGGTGCTAAGAGCGTCGAAGGGTTTGGTGCAAGTGATTGCGATGAAGGGTGCAGAAGCCACATGTTCTTCGTAGGAAGCAGCTTGGAAGAAGCTTTCTCGACAATATCTAGAGCATTCAAAAAATTGGGGATCGAGCCCAAGGTGTTAAGTTTTCCGAAAGAGGCTTGGTGA
- a CDS encoding 3-dehydroquinate synthase II, giving the protein MKKVILKLSGPWETVKEYAVEALTRGINSFYTPPELVGKVKALGSVEVLSEGGECDVRVKRFSEGAEFEEGVIYRVKVAKKEDEEKVYNLAKAGAPAVIVEAEDWKIIPLENIIADLHKMDTELYAEAGSIDEARTFFQTLELGVDAVIYEPKSTNEIAELAKLVQSGRVLPLTTAEIVNVKEVGMGDRVCIDTCSILKVGEGMLVGSQAKGLFLVHSETLETEFTSPRPFRVNAGPVHSYILLPDGKTKYLSELKAGDTVLAVNHEGLTREVVVGRVKIERRPLILVEAKKDGEIFKIILQNAETVALVGEGGKALSVSKLKKGDKVLILLSHEARHFGKSVEETIIER; this is encoded by the coding sequence TTGAAGAAAGTCATTCTTAAGCTCAGTGGACCGTGGGAGACGGTGAAGGAGTATGCCGTGGAGGCGTTAACCCGCGGCATTAACTCCTTTTACACTCCCCCAGAGCTTGTTGGGAAGGTTAAGGCACTCGGGTCCGTTGAGGTGTTATCTGAGGGCGGCGAGTGCGACGTAAGGGTAAAGAGGTTTAGTGAGGGCGCTGAGTTCGAGGAGGGGGTAATCTACAGGGTTAAAGTGGCGAAGAAGGAGGATGAAGAAAAAGTTTACAATTTGGCTAAAGCTGGGGCTCCGGCTGTGATAGTTGAAGCAGAGGACTGGAAGATAATACCGCTGGAGAACATAATTGCAGACCTTCACAAAATGGACACTGAACTTTACGCCGAAGCGGGGAGCATTGACGAGGCGCGAACTTTCTTCCAAACGCTTGAGCTTGGGGTTGATGCTGTGATATATGAGCCAAAAAGCACTAATGAAATAGCAGAATTGGCGAAGCTTGTGCAGAGCGGCAGGGTGCTGCCGCTCACCACAGCCGAAATAGTTAACGTGAAAGAGGTTGGAATGGGGGACAGGGTTTGCATTGACACGTGCTCCATACTCAAAGTTGGCGAGGGGATGCTTGTAGGCTCTCAAGCCAAAGGTCTCTTCCTAGTACATAGCGAAACGCTGGAGACCGAGTTCACATCTCCGAGGCCATTTAGGGTCAATGCTGGACCTGTACACTCGTACATTCTGTTACCGGATGGGAAAACCAAGTATCTCTCGGAGTTGAAGGCTGGAGACACCGTCCTCGCGGTCAACCATGAAGGGTTAACGAGAGAAGTGGTTGTTGGAAGAGTGAAAATAGAGAGGCGTCCACTCATCTTAGTGGAGGCGAAGAAAGACGGGGAAATCTTCAAAATTATACTTCAGAACGCTGAGACAGTAGCTCTCGTGGGTGAGGGTGGAAAGGCGTTGTCCGTTTCGAAACTCAAGAAGGGCGACAAAGTGCTTATTCTCCTAAGCCATGAAGCGAGACATTTCGGTAAAAGCGTAGAGGAAACCATAATTGAGAGGTGA
- a CDS encoding 2-amino-3,7-dideoxy-D-threo-hept-6-ulosonate synthase — MNGKQVRLSRIMKKGKAVIIPMDHGVTDGPIKGLVRMDETISKVVEGGATAVLLHKGIIKSLRSPPGCGVIMHISGSTSLGPDPNWKVRVGSVEEAIRLGADAVSVHVNVGSDMEPHMLEKLGYVADVCDEWQIPLIAMMYPRGKNIKATPETIAHASRLGAELGADIVKTPYTGDPETFRKVVEGCPVPVVIAGGPKAETDADVLRMVRGAMDAGAAGVAMGRNAFQHENPVAIVRAVVEIVLNDAEVEEAAEKAGLKL, encoded by the coding sequence ATGAATGGGAAGCAAGTTAGACTCTCCCGGATAATGAAGAAGGGGAAGGCTGTTATCATACCGATGGATCACGGTGTGACCGATGGACCCATAAAGGGACTAGTGAGAATGGATGAGACGATTAGCAAGGTTGTGGAAGGCGGGGCGACAGCGGTACTATTACACAAGGGGATCATAAAGAGTCTCCGTTCGCCTCCAGGGTGTGGCGTCATAATGCACATTTCTGGGAGTACTTCGCTTGGCCCAGACCCCAACTGGAAGGTGAGGGTTGGATCGGTCGAGGAAGCAATAAGACTCGGTGCGGATGCAGTCTCAGTTCACGTGAATGTTGGAAGCGACATGGAGCCACACATGCTCGAAAAACTTGGCTACGTTGCAGACGTATGCGACGAGTGGCAGATTCCACTTATTGCTATGATGTACCCGAGAGGGAAAAACATCAAGGCGACCCCTGAGACGATAGCTCACGCCTCACGGCTGGGAGCCGAACTTGGCGCAGATATAGTTAAGACACCATATACTGGGGATCCTGAAACGTTTAGGAAGGTTGTCGAAGGGTGCCCGGTTCCCGTAGTGATAGCTGGAGGACCTAAGGCTGAGACGGATGCAGACGTGCTTAGAATGGTGAGGGGGGCCATGGACGCAGGAGCTGCAGGGGTTGCCATGGGAAGAAACGCTTTCCAGCATGAAAACCCGGTGGCAATAGTTAGGGCCGTCGTAGAGATAGTTTTGAACGACGCTGAAGTTGAGGAGGCTGCTGAGAAGGCGGGGCTGAAACTTTGA
- the asd gene encoding aspartate-semialdehyde dehydrogenase, whose protein sequence is MKKIDVAILGCTGTVGQRLVTMLHNHPWFDITVLAASERSAGKKYADVVADRWHLPVEIPEEIKSMEVVDVNARDAEATLVISALPADVAKEAEPKFAEAGCAVSSNASTFRMEEDVPLVIPEVNPDHLKLVDVQRERRGWQGFIVTNPNCTTIGLVIALKPLYDRYGLEKVCVATMQAVSGAGLPGVPSLMIVDNIIPYISNEEEKVVRETRKILGKMTGMAVTPAGFKVEASCNRVPVLDGHLESVFILTEEEVDVDEAKEVLRRFRGEPQKLKLPSAPEQPIIVREEIDRPQPRLDRMAGSVPGMSVSVGRVRKGSEPNSLMFTVLSHNTIRGAAGAAILNAELMVAYKMV, encoded by the coding sequence ATGAAGAAGATAGATGTTGCGATCTTGGGTTGCACGGGGACTGTTGGGCAGAGACTTGTCACAATGCTTCACAATCACCCATGGTTTGACATAACGGTATTGGCAGCTTCTGAGAGAAGTGCCGGCAAGAAGTATGCTGACGTTGTCGCTGACAGGTGGCATCTGCCTGTCGAGATACCGGAGGAAATTAAGTCGATGGAGGTTGTTGACGTTAATGCACGTGACGCTGAAGCGACGCTTGTAATTTCGGCTTTGCCAGCTGATGTTGCCAAGGAGGCTGAGCCAAAGTTCGCCGAGGCTGGGTGTGCTGTTTCGAGCAACGCGAGTACGTTTAGAATGGAGGAGGACGTACCACTAGTTATACCCGAAGTAAACCCAGACCACCTTAAGCTTGTCGACGTTCAGAGGGAGAGGAGGGGGTGGCAGGGGTTCATAGTAACTAACCCGAACTGTACCACGATAGGCTTGGTAATCGCTTTGAAGCCACTATACGACCGCTACGGATTGGAGAAGGTTTGCGTTGCAACGATGCAGGCGGTTTCGGGGGCGGGTCTCCCAGGTGTCCCGTCGCTCATGATAGTAGATAACATTATACCGTACATTTCGAACGAAGAGGAGAAGGTAGTTAGGGAGACTAGGAAGATACTCGGAAAGATGACGGGGATGGCGGTCACCCCCGCAGGGTTCAAGGTGGAGGCTTCATGCAACAGGGTTCCAGTCTTAGACGGGCACCTGGAGTCGGTGTTCATCTTAACTGAGGAGGAGGTTGACGTTGATGAAGCAAAAGAGGTTCTCAGGAGGTTCAGGGGGGAGCCACAGAAACTTAAGCTTCCATCAGCTCCTGAGCAGCCCATAATAGTGAGAGAGGAAATTGATAGGCCTCAACCGAGACTTGACAGGATGGCAGGGAGCGTGCCAGGGATGAGTGTAAGCGTCGGCAGAGTTAGAAAGGGGAGCGAGCCGAACAGCTTGATGTTCACCGTTCTGAGCCACAACACTATTAGGGGGGCTGCAGGCGCCGCTATCCTTAATGCTGAGTTGATGGTAGCTTATAAAATGGTGTAA